TTGAAACCGGCGGGCGCCCTGCGATCAGTGCGCGTAGCAACAGCCCCCAGCCGTGAAAGGCAAAGCCTCCAAAGGCAAACGCCATCGACGTCCAATACAACCAACGCGCTTTGACAAAGAAGAAGGACAACAAAAATCCAAAAAAGGCCAGCATGTATATAATCCACGCATTCAAGAACGGGCGTGATTCGTTGTAATAAATCTCGCGTTCCATCAACGCAGCGGTCGGATAAATCAGTGGGTCGGTATTGAGTTGAGCCAGCAATGTATGTAATGAGATGCTGCTTTGTTCAAATTCACTTGCATTGCCATGATGAAAGGCCGTGATGACATCGCTAAAGGTGTCTTTAATTTTTGCTTGCGTCTCAGCGGGATACCCAGTCGGCTGGACAATCGAAAGCCACTTCGCCACTTCCGGGGACCCAGGCGGCGGCGGGACCATTGTCAGCGCTTCGCCGCTCACCAATATTTGATACGTAATCAATTGGTGCATCAGACGACCAGTTTCGTTCTCGAGTTTGTTCAGTTTCGTCCCGGCCATCTGTTTGTTGCGGACATCCTCGGCCACTGCTTGGAAACTGGCGTTGTTAATCAGTCCATTGACCGAGAAGCGTTCCTGGTTCAGATCGACGCCCAATGCTTTTTTGAGTGGAATATAACCCAGTTTCACGATCTCAGCGTCAGACCAATCGTGAGACGAGAGAAACAAAAGCAACGTATTCACTGGCTCGCGACTTTGGAACTTCCAGCGTCCGGTAATGTCTTTGACCGATTCGCCGGAGAAGGTTTGCAGCGGTTTCACGCGTCCATCTTCCTGAACGGGAATGCTATTCAGCGGCTCAAAATTAAATTCGACTTGAGAAAAACTGATTGGCGCGGTGCAGATTAAGACAAATGCCGCAATCCAGAATTGTATTGATCGCATGAGATTCACGTTTACTCCCCTTGTTGTTTTGCCCCTGAAACGAAGGGCGATGTTCTACGGTATCCAAAATTCTTCGAACCGAAAATCAAAATCATTCCGAGGCACATGATGATCGAGCCTGCGTAAATGGTTGAAGTTCCCGGCGCCCGGGCAACCGTGAAGATTGAAACATCCGGCTGGCCATTTTTGCCTTCAATGTAACTTGATTGATAGACTTTAAAATTGTTGTAAACCAATGGGTTGTTCATAAAGACGAGATGTTGTTCTTCAATGGCGTTCGACTCGTCAATCAACATCACGTCGCTTTCAAAGCGCATGGGACGATTGGTGCCGGGGTAGCGCGGCGCCCGAAAATCTAACAACTTGACTGAAAAGCCCAGCGGAACGATTTGGCTGCCGAAATAGACTTCCACCGGAGCGCCGGCAACCATCAACACTTTCGGGTTTCCGTAGCTGGCGTACCCTTCCGCTTCGCGGCCATTGTGAGCGACCCGCACTTTCAGCAACGGATTATTGCGTTGACCGGGCGCATCTTCTCCCGCTTCAACAACAACAAAATCACGCTTCGCCTTGGGGTAAAATTGGTCAACCTTCAACATCAGGTTGTTCCATGACGTGTTGATTTCTTCGCCGATTACAATTTCGCCTTTGACCAGCGCCCCGCCGGTATTCATGGTGCGGTAGTGCAATTTCTCTTCCGGCCCCACGATAATGTCCATACGGTTTTGCGAGCCTGCGTCTTGGTCCATCGGATATTCATACGCCGCGCTTAATCCCCCGCCCGACTCGCCGTGCATCGAACCAAACTCAGGGAACAACGCAAACGCCATGTGAGTTTCTTCTACGTTGCCATGAATGATTTTAAAGCGGGCGACGGGGTTCAAGGCGCCCTCTGGGTCTTCGACCAATTGATTATCTTGAATTTTGCCGCGCTCAATCAGGGAGATGAATTCAGCCCGATAGGTTTCGCCATGATGCTCAAACTCAACAGGCCCGCTCATTAAGTCGGACATATCAATCGTCGCGGCGACATGCGCCGTTCCGTGCGATAAAATCAACTTGCCTTTTGAATCGCCGGGGGCAACTTGGCTGGGCGCACTCAAGGCTTTATCTAATTCTTCTTGTGAATTGGCCTTTTTAAAATTGACCTTGGCCATTCCAAAATTGATCTGGCTGCGTTGCGTATCCAGAGCGAACATCCATTGCCGGCTCATGGATTCCGTCAACTCAGGACGCCGTAACGAAACCTGGATGGCGGGATTGGCAACTTGACCATCTTCTTTCACCACTTCTTGCGAACGAGGGTTATCAAAATACTGGTCGATATAACAAACCAGTCCACTTTCACCCATTTTATATTGGATGGATTTTCCTGATGGAACCCCATTTTTCATATAAGAATTTGGGTTATAGGTCTCTTTCACGCCCAACTGGGGAGCGGAAATTGACAAAATGGAGTCATTCATCCGCAATGATTTGCCAATTTCGCCTTCGGTGAGCATCAGTTGGCCTTCCATGCCAAACTTGCGCGTCACCAAAGCGCCGAGCAAAATCACAAGGATACCAACGTGCGTAATCACGAAGCCCGTCTTCCGTTTTCGCCAGGGAAAACGGATCATGGCTGAACATAACACATTGACGCCCAGCAGAAAGAGCAGAAAATCAAACCACACCGTCGAGTAAATTGCCATTTGAGCCGCCGGCGTACCATGCATAGATTCATACACGGTGGCATAGCTCAGCAAGACAACAAACACAAGTAGAAGAATAACGGCCAGTTTGAGCGAAGCAAAAAACGAGTAAAGTTCTTTACCCAAGAAGACAATAATGTCTGGTTTCATCGATGCACTTTCTTAGGGGATAGATTGTTGAGTATTTACTAACTAGATACGTCTTATCAGGAATTATAGCAAGTCGATGACAGAACCCAAGTAAAAGCATCGATTAATAGCTAAAGAAGAAACGAATAACAAAAATGCCTACGATATGGTCATACGCTGACCCGGCAAACAGAGGCTTTGGTTTATTCAAACGCTTGGTTTTAAGCGCTTTAGAAGCGCATGGCTGGACAACCCGCCTAGCGCTTCAACCTTTATTGGATCCTGCCTCTAAGGCAAAGCTCCGTGACGATTTACTCAATAATCAACCGGATTGGATACTCCTTATCAACCAATCTGCTGGTCAACTCTATGACTATTTAGAAATCGAAAACAGCCGTAGACCGCTGCCGTCTAAAAAACTGATCTGGTATCTTGACGATCCAGAGTTTTTCATCGACCGCCCGTTTGAACCCTACGAATACGTATTCTCATTTGATGAGACCTACCTGGATGGAGTCAAAAAACACAACCCGGCGCTATACGGGTTCTGGCCCCTCGCGGCTGATATGGACGCGCCAGGCCAATACGACGCCCGTTTCGCCTGCGATGTTTGTTTCGTCGGCGGCGCCATCGACCAGAGCGCGCGACGCGAACAACTGTCGCCCGTCATGCAGAATTACGTAAATGAACTGGTTGAACTAAAACTACAACACCGTGAGAAAACCTTCACCGACCTCTCAATCGAACACCCCATCGAACCGGGTAAGTGCATTCAGATTCAGCCGCAAGTCGCCAATTATCTTTATTGGGAAGCCAACAACCGCTACCGCATCCGTACGTTAGAAACGCTGATTGACCTCGACCTGAGAATCTACGGCAACGAAGACTGGCCGATTTTGCTGAAGGATTCACCGCTACTCGAAAAATTTCACGGCCCCATCGACCCGGTGAACGAACTGCCTCACGCATTCGCCAGCGCAAAGATCAATTTAAACATTCACAGCGTCCAATGTCGGGGCAGTTTAAACCAGCGCGATTTTAACGCGCCCGTCGCAGGAGGCTTCTTGCTCAGCGATTGGGCCCCGGCGGCGGCGCGATATTTCGCTCCAGGCTGCGAGGCCGCCTATTGGAGCGACCGCGACGACCTGCATGCCCAGGTCAACTATTATTTAGACCATACTGATGAACGCCGTCAGATTGTGCAACAAGGCGCACACTGCGTTCAAAATAAACACACCTATCACCATCGCGTCGCGAACTTACTCGAAATGCTGTCAGGAAAAATATAGGGGGGATTCATCCGGCCCGGAGCGTTACGCCCCGATTGATGCAATGATGTAGGGTGCATTTTCGGGCGGTTTTTCTTTATATTGTTGAAGGAGCGCCGCGCTGGTCTCATCC
This portion of the Candidatus Hinthialibacter antarcticus genome encodes:
- the ccsA gene encoding cytochrome c biogenesis protein CcsA, with the translated sequence MRSIQFWIAAFVLICTAPISFSQVEFNFEPLNSIPVQEDGRVKPLQTFSGESVKDITGRWKFQSREPVNTLLLFLSSHDWSDAEIVKLGYIPLKKALGVDLNQERFSVNGLINNASFQAVAEDVRNKQMAGTKLNKLENETGRLMHQLITYQILVSGEALTMVPPPPGSPEVAKWLSIVQPTGYPAETQAKIKDTFSDVITAFHHGNASEFEQSSISLHTLLAQLNTDPLIYPTAALMEREIYYNESRPFLNAWIIYMLAFFGFLLSFFFVKARWLYWTSMAFAFGGFAFHGWGLLLRALIAGRPPVSNMYETVVFVGWGVLLFALIFELIYRRRWYAAVGTFCGVGFLILADILPFDPNIEPLVPVLRSNYWLIIHVLTITISYSAFALAMGLAHVSLFVYFYCPNNKMLLRELSLFLYRVLQVGVVLLAIGTILGGVWAAESWGRFWGWDPKETWALISLLGYLAILHARYTGWIHDFGTAIGSILGFFLILMTWYGVNFVLGTGLHSYGFGAGGGEYVIAYLVAEFIFMGVVSIKYLMMRSTMPIEENVDDGISAA
- a CDS encoding cytochrome c biogenesis protein ResB, which produces MKPDIIVFLGKELYSFFASLKLAVILLLVFVVLLSYATVYESMHGTPAAQMAIYSTVWFDFLLFLLGVNVLCSAMIRFPWRKRKTGFVITHVGILVILLGALVTRKFGMEGQLMLTEGEIGKSLRMNDSILSISAPQLGVKETYNPNSYMKNGVPSGKSIQYKMGESGLVCYIDQYFDNPRSQEVVKEDGQVANPAIQVSLRRPELTESMSRQWMFALDTQRSQINFGMAKVNFKKANSQEELDKALSAPSQVAPGDSKGKLILSHGTAHVAATIDMSDLMSGPVEFEHHGETYRAEFISLIERGKIQDNQLVEDPEGALNPVARFKIIHGNVEETHMAFALFPEFGSMHGESGGGLSAAYEYPMDQDAGSQNRMDIIVGPEEKLHYRTMNTGGALVKGEIVIGEEINTSWNNLMLKVDQFYPKAKRDFVVVEAGEDAPGQRNNPLLKVRVAHNGREAEGYASYGNPKVLMVAGAPVEVYFGSQIVPLGFSVKLLDFRAPRYPGTNRPMRFESDVMLIDESNAIEEQHLVFMNNPLVYNNFKVYQSSYIEGKNGQPDVSIFTVARAPGTSTIYAGSIIMCLGMILIFGSKNFGYRRTSPFVSGAKQQGE
- a CDS encoding glycosyltransferase, whose amino-acid sequence is MPTIWSYADPANRGFGLFKRLVLSALEAHGWTTRLALQPLLDPASKAKLRDDLLNNQPDWILLINQSAGQLYDYLEIENSRRPLPSKKLIWYLDDPEFFIDRPFEPYEYVFSFDETYLDGVKKHNPALYGFWPLAADMDAPGQYDARFACDVCFVGGAIDQSARREQLSPVMQNYVNELVELKLQHREKTFTDLSIEHPIEPGKCIQIQPQVANYLYWEANNRYRIRTLETLIDLDLRIYGNEDWPILLKDSPLLEKFHGPIDPVNELPHAFASAKINLNIHSVQCRGSLNQRDFNAPVAGGFLLSDWAPAAARYFAPGCEAAYWSDRDDLHAQVNYYLDHTDERRQIVQQGAHCVQNKHTYHHRVANLLEMLSGKI